One Candidatus Neomarinimicrobiota bacterium DNA window includes the following coding sequences:
- the hflX gene encoding GTPase HflX, translating to MEEGIRKKNKLENAILVGVGLRNAGKIEMHESLEELKHLALTAGAEVVQVLHQQLNSINPATYIGKGKVAELSELVKQNDCKLVIFDDELSPAQASALEKKLKCPVIDRTGLILDIFAIHARTKEAKIQVELAQNNYLLPRLTGQWTHLERQEGAIGARGPGETQLETDRRAVRKRIAKLEKDLKRFDAQRHVRKAGRTGFKMVAAIGYTNSGKSTLLNALSGADTLVEDMLFATLDTTVRKVKLNNGTEILLSDTVGFIRKLPHDLVASFRSTLSESIEADLLIHVVDASHPNFKAQIEAVMTVLNEIEIADKPMIMVFNKVDKIEYEERMSALRKNYPESIMISALKGTGLTELKSKIVDIITKSHVTKTVSIPQIDGKLLAYIYSSSNVLEKSEVGDEIILTFEAPIEVASKIESDIKKLNEY from the coding sequence TTGGAAGAAGGAATAAGAAAAAAAAATAAATTAGAGAATGCGATCCTCGTAGGTGTTGGATTGCGTAATGCCGGAAAAATCGAAATGCATGAATCTCTTGAGGAACTCAAACATCTTGCTTTGACAGCCGGAGCAGAAGTCGTCCAAGTCCTCCACCAACAATTAAATTCAATCAACCCTGCAACTTATATCGGAAAGGGAAAAGTCGCCGAGCTTTCTGAATTGGTAAAGCAAAACGATTGTAAACTGGTGATATTTGACGACGAACTTTCGCCGGCTCAGGCATCTGCATTAGAAAAAAAACTTAAATGCCCGGTGATTGACCGCACAGGTTTGATATTGGATATCTTCGCTATCCACGCAAGGACCAAAGAAGCTAAAATACAGGTAGAGCTGGCGCAGAATAACTATCTGCTACCTCGATTGACAGGCCAGTGGACACATCTTGAGAGACAGGAAGGAGCTATAGGCGCGCGAGGGCCGGGTGAAACTCAGCTCGAAACTGATAGGCGTGCTGTGAGAAAGAGAATTGCGAAACTTGAAAAAGATCTTAAAAGATTTGATGCTCAACGACACGTGAGAAAAGCAGGACGCACAGGATTCAAAATGGTGGCAGCAATTGGATATACTAATTCCGGAAAATCAACATTACTAAATGCACTTTCAGGAGCTGATACGCTTGTGGAAGATATGCTTTTTGCTACCCTTGATACGACAGTCAGAAAAGTGAAATTAAACAACGGAACCGAGATATTATTAAGCGACACGGTCGGATTTATTCGGAAGCTCCCGCATGATTTAGTCGCATCGTTTAGAAGCACACTTTCGGAATCGATAGAAGCGGACCTGCTGATTCACGTTGTTGATGCCAGCCACCCAAATTTTAAAGCACAAATTGAAGCTGTAATGACTGTGTTAAATGAAATTGAAATAGCGGATAAACCGATGATTATGGTATTTAATAAGGTGGACAAAATCGAATATGAAGAAAGAATGAGCGCCTTACGGAAAAATTATCCTGAAAGTATTATGATTTCAGCCCTGAAAGGCACGGGATTAACGGAACTTAAATCGAAGATTGTGGATATTATTACAAAATCGCACGTAACGAAAACGGTTTCCATTCCACAAATTGATGGAAAGCTATTGGCGTATATTTACTCTTCGAGTAATGTGCTTGAAAAATCGGAAGTAGGCGATGAAATAATTCTGACGTTTGAAGCTCCGATTGAAGTGGCTTCAAAAATCGAAAGTGACATCAAAAAACTAAATGAATATTAA